Proteins from a genomic interval of Panthera tigris isolate Pti1 chromosome A2, P.tigris_Pti1_mat1.1, whole genome shotgun sequence:
- the ACAD9 gene encoding complex I assembly factor ACAD9, mitochondrial isoform X2: MQVPEEYGGLGLSNTLYARMGEIVGLDGSIAVTLAAHQAIGLKGIILAGSKEQKAKYLPRLASGEHIAAFCLTEPSSGSDVASIKTRATLSEDKKYYILNGSKVWITNGGLANIFTVFAKTQVVDSESSVKDKITAFIVERDFGGVTNGKPEDKLGIRGSNTCEVHFENTRVPVENVLGEVGGGFKVAMNILNSGRFSMGSIVAGMLKKLIEMTAEYACTRKQFNKNLSEFGLIQEKFALMAQKAYVMESMAYLTAGMLDRPGFPDCSIEAAMVKVFSSECAWQCVSEALQILGGSGYMRDYPYERMLRDTRILLIFEGTNEILRMYIALTGLQHAGRILTARINELKRGNVSTVIETISQKLRDSVGRTVNMGLTGKLGAVHPSVADSASKLEENVYYFGRTVETLLLRFGKTIVEEQMILKRVANILINLYGMTAVLSRASRSIRVGLPNHDHEVLLANIFCAEAYYQNLFTLSQLDKYSPENLDEQIKKVSEQVLEKRAYICAHPLERTS, translated from the exons ATGCAAGTCCCAGAAGAATATG gtggCCTGGGCCTCTCCAACACATTGTATGCGCGTATGGGAGAAATCGTCGGCCTGGATGGGTCAATCGCTGTGACCCTAGCAGCACACCAGGCTATTGGCCTTAAG GGGATCATCCTGGCCGGCAGCAAGGAACAAAAAGCCAAATACCTGCCCAGGCTGGCATCCGGAGAGCACATTGCCGCCTTCTGTCTGACGGAGCCTTCCAG TGGGAGTGACGTGGCCTCCATCAAGACCAGGGCCACGCTAAGCGAGGACAAGAAGTACTACATCCTCAATGGCTCCAAG gTCTGGATCACCAATGGCGGACTGGCCAATATTTTTACCGTGTTTGCAAAGACGCAGGTTGTTGATTCTGAAAGCTCAGTaaaagacaaaatcacagcatTCATAGTAGAGAGAGACTTTGGTGGAGTCACTAACGGGAAACCTGAGGATAAGTTAGGCATACGTGGCTCCAACA CTTGTGAGGTCCATTTTGAAAACACCAGGGTGCCGGTCGAGAATGTCCTTGGAGAAGTCGGAGGCGGGTTTAAG GTGGCCATGAACATCCTCAACAGTGGGCGGTTCAGCATGGGCAGCATTGTGGCTGGGATGCTCAAGAAACTGATCG AAATGACTGCCGAATATGCCTGCACAAGGAAACAGTTCAACAAGAACCTCAGCGAATTTGGATTAATTCAG GAAAAGTTTGCCCTGATGGCTCAGAAGGCTTATGTAATGGAAAGTATGGCCTACCTCACCGCAGGGATGCTGGACCGACCAGGGTTTCCTGACTGCTCCATTGAGGCTGCCATGGTGAAG GTGTTCAGCTCAGAGTGTGCCTGGCAGTGTGTGAGCGAGGCGCTGCAGATCCTCGGGGGCTCAGGCTACATGAGGGACTACCCGTACGAGCGCATGCTGCGTGACACCCGCATCCTGCTCATCTTCGAG GGAACCAACGAGATTCTCCGGATGTACATTGCCCTGACAGGCCTGCAGCACGCCGGTCGCATCCTGACCGCAAGGATCAA TGAGCTTAAACGGGGCAATGTGAGCACTGTCATTGAGACCATCAGCCAGAAGCTTCGAGACTCCGTGGGCCGAACCGTGAACATGGGGCTGACAGGGAAGCTGGGAGCTGTGCACCCCAGTGTCGCG GACAGCGCCAGCAAGCTCGAGGAGAACGTGTATTACTTTGGCCGCACTGTGGAGACATTACTGCTCCGCTTTGGCAAG acCATCGTGGAGGAGCAGATGATCCTGAAGCGGGTGGCCAACATCCTCATCAACCTGTACGGCATGACGGCGGTGCTGTCGCGGGCCAGCCGCTCCATCCGAGTGGGGCTCCCCAACCACGACCATGAG GTTCTCCTGGCTAACATATTCTGTGCCGAAGCTTATTACCAGAATCTCTTCACCCTGTCCCAGCTGGACAAAT attCTCCAGAAAATCTAGATGAACAGATTAAGAAAGTATCCGAGCAAGTCCTAGAGAAGCGAGCTTACATCTGTGCCCACCCCCTGGAAAGGACGTCCTGA